A genomic region of Anas acuta chromosome 25, bAnaAcu1.1, whole genome shotgun sequence contains the following coding sequences:
- the CRHR1 gene encoding corticotropin-releasing factor receptor 1 isoform X2: MRLRSIRCLRNIIHWNLITAFILRNATWFVVQFTMNPEVQESNVAWCRVVTAAYNYFHVTNFFWMFGEGCYLHTAIVLTYSTDKLRKWMFICIGWCIPFPIIVAWAIGKLYYDDEKCWFGKRAGVYTDYIYQGPMILVLLINFIFLFNIVRILMTKLRASTTSETIQYRKAVKATLVLLPLLGITYMLFFVNPGEDEISRIVFIYFNSFLESFQGFFVSVFYCFLNSEVRSAVRKRWHRWQDKHSIRARVARAMSIPTSPTRVSFHSIKQSTAV, encoded by the exons ATGCGCCTGCG GAGCATTCGGTGCCTGAGGAACATCATCCACTGGAACTTGATCACAGCCTTCATCCTACGCAACGCCACGTGGTTCGTGGTGCAGTTCACGATGAACCCAGAGGTGCAAGAAAGCAACGTG GCGTGGTGCCGCGTGGTCACTGCCGCCTACAATTACTTCCACGTCACCAACTTCTTCTGGATGTTCGGCGAGGGCTGCTACCTGCACACGGCTATTGTGCTCACCTACTCCACCGACAAGCTCCGCAAGTGGATGTTCATCTGCATCGGCTGGT GTATTCCTTTTCCCATCATCGTCGCCTGGGCCATCGGGAAGCTGTACTACGACGACGAGAA GTGCTGGTTTGGGAAGCGAGCAGGAGTTTACACTGATTACATCTACCAGGGTCCCATGATCCTGGTGCTTCTG atCAACTTCATCTTTCTGTTCAACATCGTCCGGATTCTCATGACGAAGCTCCGAGCCTCAACCACATCAGAGACAATTCAGTACAG AAAAGCTGTCAAAGCCacgctggtgctgctgcccttgctgGGAATCACCTACATGCTGTTCTTCGTCAACCCGGGGGAGGATGAGATCTCCAGAATTGTCTTCATCTACTTCAACTCCTTCCTGGAGTCCTTCCAG GGTTTCTTCGTCTCCGTCTTCTACTGCTTCCTGAACAGCGAG GTGCGATCGGCAGTGCGGAAGCGGTGGCACCGATGGCAGGACAAGCACTCCATCCGCGCCCGCGTGGCTCGTGCCATGTCCATCCCCACCTCCCCGACCCGTGTCAGCTTCCACAGCATCAAGCAGTCCACGGCCGTCTGA